One window of Planctomycetia bacterium genomic DNA carries:
- a CDS encoding phage Gp37/Gp68 family protein translates to MAIGSTIEWTEATWNPVTGCTKISPGCKNCYAERMAKRLKAMGVPQYRDGFKLTLQPDALDIPLRWRRSRMIFVNSMSDLFHKDVPLEFIQRVFAVMERASQHQFQVLTKRPEIALAHAEHLPWPENVWLGTSVESALYVHRIRTLKAIPAKIRFLSVEPLLGPIPRLPLQGIHWVIVGGESGPGARPMEAEWVRQIRDRCVAQDVPFFFKQWGGVNKKRTGRLLDGCTWDSLPIESSSKEDERERSRVACAAR, encoded by the coding sequence ATGGCCATCGGATCAACCATCGAGTGGACCGAAGCGACTTGGAACCCGGTCACCGGCTGCACCAAGATCAGCCCGGGCTGCAAGAATTGCTACGCGGAACGAATGGCCAAACGGCTCAAGGCAATGGGCGTCCCGCAGTATCGAGACGGGTTCAAGCTCACATTACAGCCAGATGCTCTTGATATCCCGCTGCGATGGAGGCGCTCGCGGATGATTTTCGTCAATTCGATGAGCGACCTTTTCCATAAGGATGTGCCGCTGGAGTTCATACAGCGCGTGTTCGCGGTCATGGAGCGTGCTTCGCAGCATCAGTTCCAGGTATTAACCAAGCGACCAGAGATTGCATTAGCACACGCCGAGCATTTGCCATGGCCTGAGAATGTCTGGCTGGGAACGAGCGTGGAAAGCGCCCTCTACGTTCATCGCATTCGCACGCTGAAGGCCATACCGGCGAAGATTCGGTTTCTTTCTGTCGAGCCGTTGTTGGGACCGATCCCGAGACTGCCGCTTCAGGGGATTCACTGGGTCATTGTTGGCGGCGAGAGCGGGCCGGGGGCACGGCCCATGGAGGCAGAATGGGTCAGACAAATCCGCGACCGCTGCGTCGCTCAAGATGTGCCGTTTTTCTTTAAGCAGTGGGGTGGTGTGAACAAGAAGAGGACTGGAAGACTCCTTGACGGCTGTACGTGGGACAGTTTGCCAATCGAGTCGAGCTCAAAGGAGGATGAGCGTGAAAGAAGTCGAGTTGCCTGCGCCGCAAGATGA
- a CDS encoding ATP synthase F0 subunit C, with product MDLIAQGTQLMGDKGLVALGAGLGAGIVTLGAAKGIGHLAGEAMGGIARQPEAGGRIFTSLIIAAALIEGFTFFALVVCNGIMGKI from the coding sequence ATGGACTTGATTGCACAGGGAACCCAACTCATGGGTGACAAGGGCCTCGTCGCCCTCGGCGCCGGGCTCGGCGCCGGCATCGTCACGCTGGGCGCAGCCAAGGGGATCGGCCACCTCGCCGGTGAGGCGATGGGCGGCATCGCTCGACAGCCCGAGGCCGGCGGCCGCATCTTCACCTCGCTCATCATCGCGGCGGCGTTGATCGAAGGCTTTACCTTCTTCGCGCTCGTCGTCTGCAACGGAATCATGGGCAAGATTTAA
- the atpF gene encoding F0F1 ATP synthase subunit B, translating to MRPRMTLSLLCLLPAFAFSAVSAMGSDTAPAHGDAPAAASHEDAGHGDDAHGADKPTLLQWDFGSAFWSVIVFVILLVILRATAWKPILIGLQQRESFITESLAKAKHERQESEKLLADYNKKLSDARHEASAIVDEGRRDAEEVRKRVHAEAKTEAEAIVARARRDIQMATDDAIKRLQDQSIILASSMASKIVRKELTADDHQRLLQESLAELGQTNN from the coding sequence ATGCGACCAAGAATGACTTTGAGCCTGCTCTGTCTGCTGCCGGCGTTTGCCTTCTCAGCCGTCAGCGCGATGGGCAGCGATACGGCCCCCGCCCACGGCGACGCACCCGCGGCCGCCTCTCACGAGGATGCCGGTCACGGTGACGACGCCCACGGCGCGGACAAGCCCACTCTGCTTCAATGGGATTTTGGCTCGGCCTTCTGGTCGGTGATCGTGTTCGTGATTCTCCTTGTGATCCTCCGCGCCACGGCGTGGAAGCCGATCCTCATCGGCCTTCAGCAGCGGGAAAGCTTCATCACCGAGTCGCTCGCCAAGGCAAAGCACGAACGACAGGAAAGCGAGAAACTCCTCGCCGACTACAACAAGAAGTTGAGCGATGCCCGGCACGAAGCCTCGGCAATCGTTGACGAAGGTCGCCGCGATGCCGAGGAAGTCCGCAAGCGCGTCCATGCCGAGGCGAAGACCGAGGCCGAAGCAATTGTTGCCCGTGCCCGGCGCGATATCCAGATGGCCACCGACGACGCCATCAAGCGGCTTCAGGATCAGTCGATCATACTCGCGTCGAGCATGGCCTCGAAGATCGTGCGGAAGGAATTGACCGCCGACGACCATCAGCGTCTTCTCCAGGAATCGCTCGCGGAACTGGGGCAGACAAATAACTGA
- a CDS encoding sulfate adenylyltransferase, translating into MADLVPVHGGLAAPVDRTVPADRIDVLRKAVAAMPVLRIDDADLSSLYRFGDGALSPLTGPMNSEQWNRSLDHGVVQRDGKNYAWTIPISFPITKEEATSIKSGVKAQLQNARGEFVGMIAVNDVFPYDKAKYIKGVYQTERTDHPGGKMVMSDSRELLVGGDVDVLPQPVHPDYGQFVLRPTETRKLFAQKGWTRVVAFQTRNPLHRAHEYALVYGLEQLVRRCDTAGAVLNPLIGETKSDDVDAATRMRTYRALIENKALGQGDSDEKLWATKSYKLTDRVILLGLDIKMFYAGPKEAVMHGVYRQNYGFTDIVIGRKHADAPYDDGKDIWDGLAAQRIFDNLPGELHIKPVKVGFAAYYESVGRVDLVENHADEKPVSISGREVREQLIAGKMPDPRIMRPETAKILIEKMHK; encoded by the coding sequence ATGGCTGATCTGGTTCCTGTTCACGGTGGTCTTGCCGCACCAGTCGATCGCACCGTTCCCGCCGATCGGATCGACGTCTTGAGAAAGGCCGTCGCGGCCATGCCGGTCCTTCGCATCGACGACGCTGATCTATCCAGCCTGTACCGTTTCGGTGACGGCGCGCTCTCGCCGCTTACCGGTCCCATGAACAGTGAGCAGTGGAACCGAAGCCTCGATCACGGCGTCGTCCAGCGCGATGGCAAGAATTACGCCTGGACCATCCCGATTTCCTTCCCGATTACCAAGGAAGAGGCAACCTCGATCAAGTCCGGCGTCAAGGCCCAGCTTCAAAACGCGCGCGGCGAGTTCGTCGGCATGATCGCCGTCAACGACGTATTTCCCTACGACAAGGCAAAGTACATCAAGGGCGTCTACCAGACCGAGCGGACCGACCATCCCGGCGGCAAGATGGTGATGAGCGATTCACGTGAGTTGCTCGTCGGCGGCGATGTGGACGTCCTGCCGCAGCCGGTTCACCCGGACTACGGTCAGTTTGTCCTCCGGCCGACCGAGACGCGAAAGCTCTTCGCCCAAAAGGGCTGGACGCGCGTCGTCGCGTTTCAGACGCGAAACCCGCTGCACCGGGCCCACGAATACGCCCTAGTCTATGGTTTGGAGCAGCTCGTCCGCCGGTGCGACACGGCCGGGGCTGTGCTGAATCCGCTCATCGGCGAAACCAAAAGCGACGACGTCGACGCGGCCACGCGCATGCGAACCTATCGCGCCCTCATCGAGAATAAGGCCCTCGGCCAGGGCGACAGCGACGAAAAGCTCTGGGCCACCAAGTCCTACAAATTGACCGACCGCGTCATCCTGCTCGGTCTGGATATCAAGATGTTCTACGCAGGCCCCAAGGAAGCGGTCATGCACGGCGTTTATCGCCAGAACTACGGCTTCACCGACATCGTCATCGGCCGCAAGCACGCCGACGCCCCCTACGACGACGGCAAGGACATCTGGGACGGCCTCGCCGCCCAGCGCATCTTCGACAACCTACCGGGCGAGCTGCACATCAAGCCGGTCAAGGTCGGCTTTGCCGCTTACTACGAGTCAGTCGGCCGCGTTGACCTCGTGGAAAACCACGCCGACGAAAAGCCCGTCTCCATCAGCGGCCGCGAAGTCCGCGAGCAGCTCATCGCCGGCAAAATGCCCGACCCGCGCATCATGCGCCCGGAAACGGCGAAGATTCTGATTGAGAAGATGCATAAGTAG
- a CDS encoding AtpZ/AtpI family protein gives MEDPPQSPNPNNEMGLLAKGMKYAGVATQFAVTLGVFGYIGLSADQKYGSDPWGVLTGILLGMGLGIWSMLKQLEKLDKMK, from the coding sequence ATGGAGGATCCCCCACAGTCGCCGAACCCGAACAACGAAATGGGGCTCTTGGCGAAGGGGATGAAATACGCCGGAGTGGCCACGCAGTTCGCGGTCACACTCGGCGTCTTCGGATACATCGGACTCAGCGCGGACCAGAAGTACGGGAGCGATCCCTGGGGCGTGCTGACCGGTATCCTCCTCGGCATGGGACTGGGTATCTGGTCCATGCTGAAGCAGTTGGAAAAGCTGGACAAGATGAAGTAG
- a CDS encoding F0F1 ATP synthase subunit A, which translates to MNSLLLASHDALDHVLPHRFGKPLFHWNVNWTSPLDIVSFTPHNTYFTNQILMTIVAAVIMLLIFPVIGRRYTAMIAGGPERSVPTGFTNLIEATMQFIRNDVVRPVLADKTDRFLPFLWTVFFYILICNLLGMIPLDSIVYLITNGKFQHIGGTATGNIMITAGLALCAFLMIHFSGAKEVYTALVDGTYGHHHHEEHGHDEGHGHSHHDHHRTHGGMSPPAAAIAAPFLYVWNFAPHVFKPDHMQGVGDLFLWLLDIVMWAILLALEAIGAVIKPFALAIRLFANMVAGHVVLASILGLIFAFEGSVSMNYGMGIVSSLGAAALSCLELFVCFLQAYVFVFLTTLFIGASVSPEH; encoded by the coding sequence GTGAATTCGCTTCTCCTCGCATCCCACGACGCCCTGGACCACGTCCTGCCGCACCGTTTCGGCAAGCCGCTATTTCATTGGAACGTGAACTGGACGTCCCCGCTCGATATCGTCTCCTTCACGCCGCACAACACCTATTTCACCAACCAGATTTTGATGACGATCGTCGCGGCGGTCATCATGCTGCTCATCTTTCCAGTGATCGGCCGACGCTACACGGCAATGATCGCCGGCGGACCCGAGCGCAGCGTACCGACAGGATTCACCAATCTGATCGAAGCAACGATGCAGTTCATCAGGAACGACGTCGTTCGCCCGGTGCTCGCGGACAAAACCGATCGCTTCCTGCCGTTCCTCTGGACGGTCTTTTTCTACATCCTCATCTGCAATCTTCTCGGCATGATCCCGCTGGACTCGATCGTTTATCTGATCACCAACGGCAAGTTTCAGCACATCGGCGGCACCGCCACCGGCAACATCATGATCACCGCCGGCCTCGCCCTGTGCGCCTTCCTGATGATCCACTTCTCCGGCGCGAAGGAGGTCTATACCGCCCTCGTCGACGGAACCTACGGCCATCATCACCACGAAGAACACGGCCACGACGAGGGGCACGGTCACAGCCATCACGATCATCATCGCACCCACGGCGGCATGAGCCCGCCCGCCGCGGCGATCGCGGCCCCGTTCCTTTATGTCTGGAACTTCGCCCCGCACGTATTCAAGCCAGACCATATGCAGGGGGTCGGCGATCTGTTCCTGTGGCTGCTCGATATCGTTATGTGGGCGATTCTGCTGGCCCTTGAGGCCATCGGCGCCGTCATCAAGCCCTTCGCCCTCGCCATTCGTCTCTTCGCCAACATGGTCGCCGGGCACGTCGTCCTCGCGTCCATCCTTGGTTTGATCTTCGCGTTCGAAGGCTCCGTCAGCATGAACTACGGGATGGGCATCGTCAGTTCGCTCGGCGCCGCTGCCTTGAGCTGTCTGGAGTTGTTCGTCTGCTTCCTTCAGGCGTATGTGTTCGTCTTTCTGACCACGCTCTTCATCGGTGCGTCGGTCTCGCCGGAGCACTAG
- the tcmP gene encoding three-Cys-motif partner protein TcmP — MKEVELPAPQDDGLNTPLVGEHSKDKHWFLARYIHAFTTAMKPKKWSGLYYIDLFAGAGIERLKESSRLCWGSPLIAAQTRPRFDGLYLCEKTAEKYEALVQRLGRLGISFAQSCHGDANELANELIAQIPAKSLSLAFLDPYGLHLDYSTVTAISRRRCDLIIFFPDRVDVLRNWKLNYYDNPNSNLDRVLGKGTNWRSILESAPHQQHPEVLRQLYVSQLKKLGYQHFEYERIYSKRKPIYQLIFCSEHRLGADIWRRVAKKKPDKQDTFDFGAPD; from the coding sequence GTGAAAGAAGTCGAGTTGCCTGCGCCGCAAGATGATGGTCTAAATACTCCGTTGGTAGGCGAGCACTCTAAGGACAAACACTGGTTTCTTGCGAGATATATCCACGCCTTTACAACGGCAATGAAGCCGAAGAAATGGTCAGGACTCTACTATATAGATCTCTTCGCGGGCGCAGGAATTGAGCGATTGAAGGAATCTAGCCGATTGTGTTGGGGATCTCCGTTAATTGCTGCACAGACGAGGCCTCGATTTGATGGCCTCTACTTGTGTGAAAAGACTGCGGAAAAATACGAAGCGCTCGTTCAAAGATTGGGGCGACTTGGCATCTCGTTCGCACAATCATGCCATGGCGACGCAAATGAACTCGCCAATGAACTCATTGCTCAAATCCCGGCCAAGTCATTGTCGCTAGCGTTCCTTGATCCATACGGTTTGCATCTCGATTACTCGACTGTCACCGCTATATCACGCCGAAGATGCGACTTGATTATCTTTTTCCCTGACCGAGTTGATGTGCTTAGAAACTGGAAGCTGAATTACTATGACAATCCGAACTCAAACCTTGATCGCGTGCTTGGAAAAGGTACGAACTGGCGATCAATTCTTGAGTCGGCCCCCCACCAGCAGCATCCAGAAGTGTTACGACAGCTCTATGTGTCACAGCTCAAGAAACTCGGATACCAGCACTTTGAATACGAGCGCATCTACTCAAAGAGGAAGCCGATCTATCAGCTAATCTTCTGTTCCGAGCATAGATTGGGGGCCGATATTTGGCGACGCGTGGCTAAAAAGAAGCCTGACAAACAGGACACCTTCGATTTCGGTGCGCCAGATTGA
- the atpH gene encoding ATP synthase F1 subunit delta, with protein sequence MASEFDISQAAASIYADSLLQLADEAKQAEAIGEELADLASLWKSEPAFASMMRSAAIDDDARRESLRKIFTGKLNPLTLNLLLVLNERGRSMILPSVCDAYRRRLAAKMNQQTVNVTTAVALDDAQRKQLAAEVRRLSGKEAVFFEKVEPDLLGGMTVQIGDRLYDTSVRRRLRRLRGDLLASVERTLLQGTARFVTEG encoded by the coding sequence ATGGCATCAGAGTTTGATATCTCCCAGGCAGCCGCTTCGATCTACGCCGACAGTCTGCTGCAATTGGCCGACGAGGCCAAGCAGGCCGAGGCCATTGGCGAGGAATTGGCCGATCTGGCGTCCCTTTGGAAGAGCGAGCCGGCCTTCGCGTCGATGATGCGCTCCGCGGCGATCGACGACGACGCCCGGCGTGAGAGCCTCCGAAAGATCTTCACCGGCAAGCTGAACCCGCTCACGTTGAATCTGCTGCTGGTCCTCAACGAGCGGGGGCGCTCGATGATCCTGCCCTCCGTCTGCGACGCCTATCGTCGCAGGCTCGCCGCGAAGATGAATCAGCAGACGGTCAATGTGACGACCGCCGTCGCGCTGGATGATGCCCAGCGCAAACAACTCGCGGCCGAGGTTCGGCGGCTCAGCGGCAAAGAGGCCGTCTTTTTCGAGAAAGTCGAGCCCGATCTCCTCGGCGGCATGACCGTCCAGATCGGCGATCGGTTGTACGACACCTCGGTTCGCCGGCGCCTCCGCAGGCTGCGCGGCGATCTCTTGGCATCCGTGGAAAGAACACTGCTTCAGGGAACTGCACGTTTCGTGACGGAAGGATAG